Genomic window (Ostrea edulis chromosome 9, xbOstEdul1.1, whole genome shotgun sequence):
ttgagctactcagctaggcaataattttttaaatgaataggcaaatattgctgatatttatattttcatccatgttttaaaaggaagtcagccattatgacaatgtagagtacctccttaagttacatatttacatgaagaGGATATACAGTGTTTTTGGTCAATAATGATGTTTTAGGTAGAAAAGgacatgtaatattttaaagcAGTGAGACATTGTATATAAAGGAGAAGGGCCAGTAAGGACCTTATTTGACCCGTagaaaaacattgaaattgatgaaattaaTATTTGATCATAGAGTCAAAGATATTTAGAAAGTTCTTCATTATTACAGCTCTCTGTTTAAGTACatcattatcatgattatactcattttgtcaaattttcattcaGCTGAAAATGTCAGATAATTTTCGAAATGTTTTAGAGAGTATGACCTGCAATGCATTTTTGTACGCCCGTCAAAGATGGGACATATTACGGTATATGGCATTGTCTGTTCGGACCTTGTATGCAAAATGAATTGTAAGCTCCAAGATCCTACAACCTGGAACATTTTATCACcttgatgagaggaagatgcctattgtttttcaaggtcaaagatcaaggtcatagtatcagttaataggaaaaccttgtaggcaagATACAGGCCGAACTGTTGGGattaggaccatcaaacttggtacccaTTTACCTTATGCCAAGCGGAGAATGCCTTTTGTTTCTCAAGGTCGTTTTAGTATCATTtataatagaaaaaatataacaGGGCTGTtttcatcgtcgcaaaccatgggttattgtttcattctatttcaaccacgggttattgtttcattctatttcacaaatagaatgaaacaataacccgtggtttgcgacgatgggcTGTTTTTTGCATCAACTAAAATCATATGCTGTTTATGTAACTTGTTACAGAGTGCCCTGATGGTTTGTCATGTGACAACACAATAGAGAGTCACTATAGAAACTATTCTCATCACAGACTGGCATTACATCGATCTACAAACCGTGAGGCATTACATCGATCTACAAACCGTGAGGCATTACATCGATCTACAAACCGGGAGTCTACAGAGAGCCCAGGTATtacagtgtgcgaaattaaccatggaatgatagacaatgtctatagaaaatcaaGTCGGTCTATAATGATCAAAATAGCTATAGACCGATTTGTCTATAGGAATTATGAGTAAAAAAACTGGTTCCCTGCTgcttattaaacatatatgagAAGTGGGACCAgtttatatgtagtatactaatgtttctgttcaccccttagctgtaataaaatgttccacaatgtaattacaaatcattcgaatcagattattccattttcaatAGGGGTGGATGggtcaatttgatatttacttcaatgtacgtcattttcatgcaaatttggAAAGTCCTTTTTAAacggttttaaaaatatgtggaaggTGTACGCACTTGAATCAAACAGAAAGCGGTCAGTACAACAAGTTCCAGTAAGGCTAAATCGcagaaaatcatgagaaaatgaaacgtagtaaatgtgacttagatgaagaatcaggcagtgaaactgagctggaacaaaatgaaaaaagaaaatgaaatttgcaTTGAAAAGCTTGACATgcatgaaattcaaaaaagaatataattaaactaatttatgaacaaattaccaaaccgaatttgtgtctattatttattttcaaataacattGAATATTGCACGATAAATTTCAGActataggaatttgttgtggtctataggaaataaaatgactatggaccgaaagtctataggactttaaagttagtttcgcacactgGTATTACAACGACAAATAAAATGTCTAAATTAGTTTCAAAATTAGATCTGAAACAATACAATGTCGAACTTAGAATTTAGAATCTGAAATAAGTACAATTTCGAATTTAGTTTCGAATTTAGGATGTGATACAAATACAATTTCGAACTTAAGTTTCTTGTTCTGATTTCAGAAATAAGTCAAAAGTATAACAGTAGTATGTGATCAATATTTTattcggtatttgatatttttacgaGAAACTGACATTCTCTTGACATCAACATTTAATGTCAGATGTGGAGATGACACTATACTGATGctcaattttacatttttaagaGGAAAACAAACTAGCAAGAAAGGAGCTGAAATTTCCAGAAGAGTTTGATCAAAATCAGAGTCGGGTTCCTTCAACGGAAGAGACAAAGGCAGAAATCCAGGGCAGTGAATCCGACGTGGAAAGCGAAGATTTCCCGAGTCAACGGAGTTTGTCGGACATTTTGGATGCCGCCCATAGTGACAGTGATATAGATAAAGTGTTGTCTGATGAGGAATCTGACGATAAATCTGATGACAAAGACGACAGATTTGTTCTTTCTTTGTTACCAGACAAGGAGATTGATGACGGATTGTCTTGTGTGAAACAGGAGACGGTCATGTGCTTCTCTACGGAGGAAGATGAGAAGAACGAAGTCAAAAAACTGGATGTAGGGGATATTTTCTCTAGTGGTGACTCCATGTTGTCTTTTTCGTCACAAGATGAGTCAGCTGGTGAAGTCGGAactagacagacagacaggaaaTGGATAAGTACGAAACCTCCAGTCACAGATATGAACAGTCTTAAAAGGAAGAGCTTAGCTCAAACAGAACAGCTGGATGACAAGCTGTTCTCTTCTGATGATAAACGACACGAGGATCTTGCAGAAAGGAAAACAAATTGTGATTCAGGAAGTCAGGAAAGTTTATTGAACAATGAGGAAGTGTATTATGTTTCTGATTCAGACTCAGATTTTCAAGACTGCGAAGATACCGCTTCTTTGTCTCAGAAAATGCAGTGGGCAAGAATACTCACACCACAGACATGCTCACAGAATTCAGGAAGTTCACAAAAACTCTCAGGAAGGAAAAGCTCATCACAGACTTCTACCTCCTCTAAAACGCCCTCAGTCAAGAAATACAAGAGTTTACCTCAGAGTTCTACCTCTTCTAAAATGTCTTCTCTCAAGAAAAGTGGAAGTTCTCCCACAAGTGCTCAAGAATCTTCAGCGAAGAAGAGAAGTTTTCCTCAAAAGTCTAACTCAGGAAGGAAGAAGAAAGATCAATCAAATACAAAGCCAAGCACGGGTAGAAAACAGTCCTTAAATCCAATGCTCATAGGATATCTAAACAAAGGGAAGCAATCAGAGTCGAGGGGGACTGCTACACTTAACATCAGTGGAGTTAAAAACAAGCAGACGTCGCTCACGTCATTTTTCTTTGGTAGGAATATCAGGTCTGCTCCAGAAACTAGCGTACTGCCGGGCACAAGCACATCAAATTTGTCTGATTCAGAGTTAAAGTCAAATTTTACTAAAGAAAATCGTAAATTAGTGACTCCAAAAGGCAATAGATCTTCACTGAAAGAGGTCACAAACAAAATGAGAAGTTCCGAAGGGAAAGGCCCTGTTTCTTCAGAGGAAGACATTGGTGTTGATATGAATACTAAAGCAGTCGCTCTTAAAACAGCTGGTTTTAAGAATAGTTCCTCTGACATTGGCTTGACATGCAATTCATTAGAGATGTGCAATGGAATGGCTGTTTCTACATTTGTGACTAAAGAGCCGAGTACCAGTAAAGTTGTGGACTCGGGATCAACGAGTAAGACCTCGAGTTCAACAGATTCCAATAAGCCCAATGCAATGACATTTCTGATGTCCAAGCAAAGGAAAGGTAAACCTAAGCAAGCCATGGAGAAGTCAGTAGGGGAGGTGGAGAAGTCAGTGGGGGAGGTGGAGAAGTCAGAACTGATTGTTCCGCCAGCGGAGAATCCACGGCATAAACCAAACAATATCTATAAAAAGAGGAACTGTCCATTCTACAAGAAAATACCAGGTACATGGTAACAAATATAGTCTGTCAATCTCAAACTGTTCTCTCAGTGAGTATATGGTGTTGATTCAGTTGCTAATATTTTAGTTaaagataaatttcatcttCGACTAAACAATGCTAAACATGAGGGTTTGAACTGAGACACTtacaccagcatacttcatgaaacaTGCTAGCGCTTCAGGAAATGTATCCTGGTGTGAAGCATTGCAGCTCATAacgtcatgtattttcaaaattaaaatttattttttcttttatttatatctatttccaTTTCTGTTTAAATTCTGTTAATTTCCCAGCCGTTAAAGTAGACATACTACACTGTATATTAACCTATATATTAACCTGTATAGTAACCTATACCTTTATATTAACCTATACCTGTATATTAACCTGTATATTAACCTATACCTGTATATTAACCAGTATATTAACCTATACCTGTATATTAACCAGTATATTAACCTATACCTGTATATTAACCTATACCTGTATACTAACCTGTATATTAACCTATACCTGTATATTAACCTATACCTGTATATTAACCTATACCTGTATATTAACCTGTATATTAACATATACCTGTATATTAACCTGTATATTAACCTATACCTGTATATTAACCTATACCTGtatattaaaggacacatctcatgttttcaaagtatacaatattacatgcattttgtcttctttatgcttatagtaattaattctaatagttcgttcgccgaaattttgcgataattaaccacaatacagacttaaatctaagccccgatttcaaaaagtcaagttaattaggtaggtagtcacgtggtacagtgacgtcacatgcgcccttcggattgtgaaagtactgcgaaatattattaaaaactcaacttttaggggcctaattaatttaccatgggcaacatttaaatcgatgttgataaattgtccgagttttatatgtgttcgccaccagtgcacacatataacgatgtaaatacccaaatatagcgagtaaagcgtgtatgaaatcggcaaaattgtgagtaaataatgtttatatgggtcactgtctacaaactgtttggggatgttattcctttatacatctgtaattggtgctgtttttctaaaataaacagtgcaatcattatttatttttggattagacaaattatgatacgttaaattgttgacaactaggccctatgccaagctattgtcacgcgtgcatttcggaaagaaagaaaaagacaacacacacacaaatcaataaatatattcaaatttaaagtggtaatcacattattttattttgataaaacaatcttattactatttttgaattgtgatctgcacgtctttaggaagtacgaagtgggagcacggtgttatagcctactgacgcactcaagatgctacaagttcaataaagaaataattttataattcaatttaaagttaggaaatacaatattctattatttgtataattaaaagttcaattattttgtatctttattttttgttgtaaatctaccagttggtagaagttgcattgtatcgtcgatatatgttgttacaaggtgaaggtcagttgatccgagtgtgtattgaatttgaagagcaaaacagaatgtatgctataggcctaccagtgcttatagcttcgatatatccattttctcgcagtttatcagggtctctgtccaagcgatgtttgaaaaggtgactgggtgtgttttttaaggtaaagttcttgctccaacaaaaaaattatccacgtcttttttctcgtaccttccttcgaaaaattgaaaaatactcagtctaaatcctttctaccgacaactagtacacccgagcacggcacaaaacatcttaatgcattattatttacaagccgttaacgtgacaattggttttttgtcgattaaatctaatctgtttatgaaatggcttatagatgttttcaaacccgagggcgcatatgacgtcacacaaaatggcgcgtaaactagcgaaagaaaatatgcatatcgcaagatttgaatttcatcgctttcaaactcgaaaactacgcaaaatatttcatttaaaacacatttaaagtagttttaggcataaaaagagttaattttgctgaaaaagtttagaaatatgcgttgtgtcctttaacatATACCTGTATATTAACCTGTATATTAACCTATACCTGTATATTAACCTTTATATTAATCTATACCTGTATATTAACCTGTATATTAACCTTTATATTAACCTATAACTGTATATTAACCTGTATATTAACCTATACCTGTATATTAACCTTTATATTAATCTATACCTGTATATTAACCTATACCTGTATATTAACCTTTATATTAACCTATAACTGTATATTAACCTGTATATTAACCTATACCTGTATATTAACCTTTATATTAACCTATAACTGTATATTAACCTGTATATTAACCTATACCTGTATATTAACCGGTATATTCCTACACGCATTGTTCACCACTGCACTGCATTCGTGAGGAAATGCCTatcattataatttttaaaaatatcaaaagcaagaacattataaatgtaaatataatttatagatatacattaatgtatttcGTATTTCAGATATATGTATTGAAAAGCATTATGAGACTTAAGGAGgccataatggctgacttcctttaaaacatggaggaaaaaatcaatatcagcaatatataacttttccttttcaattgtaatacctagccgagtagctcagtaggttagcataccgactgctgaactgtaggtcgcaggttcgagtccagcaggggttttaaattttttatggTGAACGCCTTTAGCTATGTTTTACAATATCGATCTCTGTTTTACAATATCGATCTCTGTTGTACAATATCGATCTCTGTTTTACAATATCGATCTGTTTTACAATATCGATCTCTGTTTCAGATACAGGGTTTACGGTGGACGCCTTTAGCTATGGCGTAATTCCAGGCTGTACGGGATACATTCTGTCTCATTTTCATTATGACCATTATACTGGACTGACCAAGTCTTTCTCACAGCCCATCTACTGCAGCCAGGTTTGTTGTCTCGCTGTAcagcaatttttaaaaaaaaaattctaatacattaattttatatcaattatgaATGCTCATACATTATATAGCATTATAACGTAATAGAACGGATGATGATAGCGTGATGTAACGGAACATGTTTAATCAAATTGTGTAGAAAAAGGAGATTCACAGTTCCGTATAACGTTTTTATGGTGTCacaatttttgcaaaaatattccaaaatacatttttaatttgCGTTATTCTTTTTTATGCAATTCATGATTTCCCTAATTGCTAATCTAAATAGAGTTATCTTTTATCATATTCAGGACCAGAAACTTCTTTAGATGAAATGGAACTTTTTTTACTTACAAAGTGTCGTTAAGATCGACATGACTGATTGTCACGGGTGACTGAACACTGGTTACACCTGGTCATCGTTTAAGCACTACAACAGAGGTAGTGAGTTTCTGCTGAGTCATTACAGTTCACAGCAAGgctagaaataattttttttattcactggTCACTTGGGCAATCAACTTAAATTTTTACTGGTCAATTGATAACTTTTATTGTCCCATCTGACCAGTGGATGTGAAAACGACTGGCCCAATTTTCAGGATTAGGTCTAGtttcttgtttttcaaaatAGCATAAACATCgagtttaaaaaatgttgtaatcttactatgatttttattcatgtttttGTCCCCCACCAACG
Coding sequences:
- the LOC125659785 gene encoding DNA cross-link repair 1A protein-like, which codes for MEEEEEEIWDYQSIKKVRRGVDKSKGPPKVEAKPHLPSKQISGTSSDKRKRKLPTRDRKTPQKKEDTSIKQAVLKTRQTPTRPQGACPTPTRPQGACPSCQVPLSCLGILSPSWHIMECVESGPQSSVECPDGLSCDNTIESHYRNYSHHRLALHRSTNREALHRSTNREALHRSTNRESTESPEENKLARKELKFPEEFDQNQSRVPSTEETKAEIQGSESDVESEDFPSQRSLSDILDAAHSDSDIDKVLSDEESDDKSDDKDDRFVLSLLPDKEIDDGLSCVKQETVMCFSTEEDEKNEVKKLDVGDIFSSGDSMLSFSSQDESAGEVGTRQTDRKWISTKPPVTDMNSLKRKSLAQTEQLDDKLFSSDDKRHEDLAERKTNCDSGSQESLLNNEEVYYVSDSDSDFQDCEDTASLSQKMQWARILTPQTCSQNSGSSQKLSGRKSSSQTSTSSKTPSVKKYKSLPQSSTSSKMSSLKKSGSSPTSAQESSAKKRSFPQKSNSGRKKKDQSNTKPSTGRKQSLNPMLIGYLNKGKQSESRGTATLNISGVKNKQTSLTSFFFGRNIRSAPETSVLPGTSTSNLSDSELKSNFTKENRKLVTPKGNRSSLKEVTNKMRSSEGKGPVSSEEDIGVDMNTKAVALKTAGFKNSSSDIGLTCNSLEMCNGMAVSTFVTKEPSTSKVVDSGSTSKTSSSTDSNKPNAMTFLMSKQRKGKPKQAMEKSVGEVEKSVGEVEKSELIVPPAENPRHKPNNIYKKRNCPFYKKIPDTGFTVDAFSYGVIPGCTGYILSHFHYDHYTGLTKSFSQPIYCSQITANLVISRIKVNKSYVRVLPLNKPTHVDGVELTFLEANHCPGSVLILFKLKDGRMFLHTGDFRADQNMEQYPALVGVRISQLYLDTTYCNPTYAFPSQREVIEFTVGMVQQEIQKTPRTLIVCGSYTIGKERIFIAISEALNCKICVLRDKKNVLDCLEDHSLRKKLSLNFNDSCLHVLPMTKLNPRALLEHSRKLTTSYQNILALEPTGWTFSKISSLKEIRPEYNRDGIKIYGIPYSEHSSYLELQRFVQFIKPSKIIPTVNVGNPASRTKMTAIFQQWQQGTLKTPKKNSQMSISTWAK